The genomic stretch CTTTAATGAACTTGATGCCGACTATTGGTGAAAAGTATTGCACTATGTACCAAGGCACCTTAGATCGCAATATCTCAAACTTCTTTCGTAGGTCATCGGTCCACTGCTCAACAATTAGAATCCATACAATTTTATATTGGTCCCCTATCTTTCTTATTCCATCATAAATTGGCATTAAAATCGAGATATCATCATTGGAGATTTCTAGGCTTGAAATGAACAATAGAACATTCTTCGTTTTCAGCACTTCTATGCTAACCGGATTGTACAAGACAATTATGAAAATTCCAAGTCAATTGTTCAATAAATCATTGTTATTGTGTCTACTCAGACAAGGTATTGtaatatttatttagttttgtaTCAAGTGCATGcgaaagtgagaaaaaaaaaaaattctagaagaAGTTTGCATGTTGTGTTTCGTTTGCAACGCTAACCATTTCATTGGTGGAACCGTCAATAAGAGGCTGCACGTCATCCCGGGCGAAAATCAGCCCCTTCAAAACCTCCTTGATTTCGTCAGGTGTTTGTAAAAGTTCCTTCAGTTTcgtttcttccttcttttcctCTGCAGTGAACAAGAATCTTTGGTCAGTGTTGTTGCTCATTTCTAAGccattatattaattaattgcatgTGCAACAGATTCCATGGAGCATGCTTCCTTATGATTGAAATTGGCTTTGTGTCTAACCTGTTTCAATTTGGCATCTGCTCTTTAGTGCCTTGAGGGTGACACTGATTGTATGGGCCAAGGGCAATAAATCTGGTGTCTTGTCCCTGAAACCAAGAACCTATGGTCATTTGCAATAGATTGAAAAGGACAATATTATGTTCAATAAGCAATTGCATTACAACAAGTCTACAATTGTGACATGGCAGTAATTTCTACATAAAAGATTTGAGCATACATAATACATGCCAAGGACAACAACTTACTCATTGATAGTGAGACAACAAATCTGAGTTGTGCAAGCTACAAGAGTAATGATAATCTGATTGACACCCTCCCGGATATCGTCCATGTCAGACGAAAAATATGTTGGTTTTATATCGTTGTTAATAAATCGCTTGTTCAACTCAATCAAGGACTCCATGACATCCAAGGTGtcattgataattttgttaagtACACCAATCGTTTTCCCATCTTTTTGGAGGTCTAGGTGCTTTAAGATGGCAGGCACATGTTTTGGGATCTCCATTGATTCGACAAGTTTGTGCGATGAGTGACGTTGGGCAAGAGTCGAGAAATCCTCATAATCCAAAGCAAAAGCCGCAAGTACCAGCACTGCCTTAGCATTGCGTGGGTAGCTCGAGAGTTTGTCATTGTTTTGTGTGCAATTTCCACCCCTGGATCCTTGCATGCCATCTAACATTGCGCATTTGTTATTAAGAAGAAAAGCTAATTTCGTAACAATGTGATAAAATAGATCACATTCATTTCAGTCCTAATTCATCCCACAAACATTTTAGTTTAGAGGGGGTAATTACCCCAAAGGAAAGTTGTTTGAGTGTACATAATAGTGGATCGAAGCTGGCCCTGGACACCTTTTCCTCCTGGTTCTCCATGTGTTCCTGGCCCTATATATAGAGCGAGTCCTAAGAGCATTTTATTCAACTCTCTAAATTtggcttttcttcaaaattttgaaaaaacttacaaaaaaaattttatttaacaagctctctactctatttcaattttaactttGATCAACAACACTATCCAAATATTAAAAgccaaaaagtaaaagttattagtttttaaaattatatattcatttcccttctttctttcaTCTAGCAAGAacgaaaaaagaattaaaaaaataagaaagaaataatatgggaaaaatataatttagcctccgaaactaccagtcatttctATTTTAACCCCTactcaaaaagtgataaagtagctctCATAACTAccaaaaagttgcaatttgaccactgcattagtcaacaccgtcaaattgaatgaaaaatgcaaaacgacatcgttttttgaggttaagttactaaaatactcttttggaaaaaaaaaatcaatttaaaaaatgctcccccaaaaacaacgtcgttttgttaaaaaaaaagaacgtgggtttaggggtggctcaccCCAGCACCGCCATTCGCCGAACCTCCAAGCACAACCGTCATAGACCCATAGATCTCTGGTTCGTCGATCTCAGGACAGCTAGAACCCCAAGCAAGCAAATTGAACTGCCAGAGCAAACCCAGCACGATCGCCGGAGCTCCAAGCGACCGGCACCTCCAATCTGTCACCGCCGATCCCGTGACCCACACAGCTGGAGACCCAAATGACCAAACCAGATCGCCGGTCACACGCTTGACCCGCCGACCCATTCAACTACCGTTTGCCAAACCATCAGGAGACTCAAGCCACGTCGCCGAGTCTCCAAACCAGATCATCAGAGACCAACGTACGGCTAGACCTACCGCTACAGGAAACCCACTCCAGcaaccaccccataggccatgggggaGGCTGGGCGGCAACCACCAGACCTGTGGGGTGGTCGCCCAGCCACCCCCACAAGCCTGGGGATGGCTCGGCGACCACCCCTAAACggttgttggttttttttttttttttttttcccccctcaaAACAATGTTTTGGgaggcatttttttaattgattttttttttcaaaagggtattttagtaacttaacattGCGAAAATaatgtagttttgaatttttcatcctatttgacggtaatgactagcGGAGTTGCCAAATtacaactgtttggtagtttgaggggctacgTTATCATTTTCTGAACATTATGAAGCTAAAATGGAAATGGCTAATAATTTGGAAagctaaattatttttttcccaaatagtatttaattaaagtaaaagaaGATACAGTGAATTTGATATTTAGTTCCTTTTAAGAGTAACTcgctaaatttaaaaaataaacttttctcttcaaatttaacttttatttgaaaagctCAATAGAGATTCCATAACTAATCATCTAAAATAAACCGCAAAGACTAATTAACTTGATCCCATcaataactaaaaaaatgtttatcCCATCTATTTGTTCTCTCCTGGATTAAACGTGTTAAATCTGACTATTATATCCCACCATGGGAATCGGactagaagaaagaaaatattatgaaGAACATGATGGTAGCTAGAAGCATATATACATACCAGCAAGACATTGTCAACAACGTGGATTGCGCGCTTAAGAATGTTTTTGACGACCACGAAAAGAGACTCGGCGTCAAAATTTTGATCAGCAGAAATTTGATTCACGATCTGCTCACCGGACATGGTTATTAACAAGTTCAGCTCACCCTCAATCTGTTTTCGGTTGCAAATTAAAGCATAAGAGGTTGGAAACTCCAAGGTTTGGTGAAGAACCAACGATGGTGGCAGCTCTTGGAATTGGGACAGTTTTGTTTATTGATTCCCACTCTGGGTCGGAGCTTTAATAGTTGGAAACCCAAGCCCCACACCATcattctttatcaaaactttAGACTTTCATAAAGAAAGACCAAGAAACTCGAGCGTCATCGGTCTACATGACTACAACCTTCCTTGCTCCTTCCTCGTAGCATCGTGGTCGTTGGCGCATGACTTGCTTTCACCAAAGTGGGTCtctttttgaaactttttgagaaatattttaagttttgaagAGAGTTTTTAAGaacaagaaaagtaaaattgaaaattaatttagtaGGATCCAAgtttaagaaaaaagttaaaagtttgGTTTGTTAAAATTGTAGGAagtgttttataaaaatcagaaattgaaaaaatataattttaaaataaaaaattttcaaaaatcaaaaaaaaaaaaaaaatcaaaataacatataaaatgaTGTTGCCGCCACCGTGGTCATGCTCCGGTGGTCCTAACGATGGTTGTCAATTCGCCAATCCTAACTAGCGGCCACTTTAGGGCCACCAAAACTAGTTGGCGGCCAACACATAGTGAATGTTGGAAACCgatcctctctattttatttataatggAGATGAACCATTTAGGCAAAAGGGTGAGATGTAATTGTCCTTCTCTTAAAAGATGGGGATAATCTTGTCTtaaattttatacattttttactaaatggctcctctccatttcatttgaaatggagaggatccatttcTGTGAATGCCAGACCACAGCCCTacaatgattaaatttaattaggaggaaaacaataaatttttctgATATGAATGGaacacaaacaaataagaacTCTTCAATACCCACGAAATACAAGAAAATCTTGAGTAAGCTACTTGCCTTCAAATTTTTGCAACTCACAAACCTtctactaaaattttttttgagtgtgGGTTCCTTCTCACAATCATCAGCTGCTCACAAAAGCAAACACGATGCAGTTAATATATGACCGATTTGTGTGGACCTGGAGGTTGCATCCTTATTTGAGGGATCTATCGTTCTCCTTAAATCAAAGAAGCAAAGAAACCCTGGAACTTGTCAACTGGAAGCAAATAAACCCTCAAACATGTGTCGGCTTGAAGACAAACAAGGGagacaaagaaaatatattggTCAATCCGTGCTTCTTGCCTTTTAAAAATTGTCCCTATAAGTTACATTTTTAAGttacagaaatttttttaaaatgttaaggGTATTGACTGAGATTGAACGAATGCGTGTTTGGGGGGCAATTTAGGGAATTTTGCAGCGAAAACAGCATGTGCAGCGAACGAGAGCTATTTTTCGTCAAAGAAAACGAAAATGGCTAACAGATGAGTCACATTGCGAAGGTGTTTTTAAATAAGGGTGAGTATgtgttttgaatatatatatatatatatatatatatatatatatgcaattttcTAATGTGTGAATCAAAGTAAAAGTAGTACCGTCACGTGGAATATGCGAATATTCTATATGGACTAGTTGGGGGTGactttcaaaattcaaataactTTCGTTGGGCAGTTTATTAAGTTTTGGAGCTGCTGCTTTTACCACAACAAAAGATCTGAACCCAAATGGATTTTCTTTCACCTTACCTGAATTCTTCCATGACTGGACTTGTAATTTCCATATTCCTCTTTGGCTACTTCCTCTTAAGGAGGACCAGAGTAAATCGTTCTCCCAACTTAGCACCTTTCCCTGCCGGCGCGTGGCCTCTAATCGGCCACCTCCCTCTGCTGGCAGGACCCGAGCCTCCCAAGTACGGACCACTTTTTACTCTCCGGCTTGGGTTGAATCATGCCTTGGTGTTGAGCAGTTGGGAAATGGCCAAGGAGTGCTTCACCACCAACGACGCGGCGGTGTCGTCGCGGCCGAAGCTCGTCGCCGTCAAACACTTGGGCTACAACTACGCCATGTTCGGCTTCGCGCCGCATGGACCCTACTGGCGTGAATTGCGTAAAATAGTCACCTTACAGCTTCTGTCAAACCGCCGGCTGGAGCTTCTTTCCTACATTCGAGTCTCCGAAGTAAAGGCCTCCGTAGCAGAGCTATACAAGCTCTGGACCGCGAAAAATAACGGGTCCGGGTCGTGCCATATTTCGGTGGAGCTAAAGCAGTGGTTCGGGGATATGAGTCTCAACGTGATACTTAGAATGGTTGCCGGAAAGCGGTACTTTTCTACTGGTGCGGTGGATGATGATGGTGAGGCACGGCGTTGCCAGAAGGCGCTGGATGAATTCTTCCATTTGCTCGGGTTGTTTGTGGTGTCGGATGCAATTCCTTTTCTTGGGTGGTTAGATATTGGTGGGCATGAGAGGGCGATGAAGAAAACTGCAAAGGAATTGGATGGGTTTCTTGGTGAATGTTTGGAAGAGCATAAGCGTAAGAGAGCTTCAGGCGGCGTCGCCAGAGGGGAGCAAGATTTCATGGACGTGATGCTTTCTATCCTCGATGGCAAACCCCTTGCAGGTTATGATGCTGATACCATCATCAAAGCCACATCTCTGGTACGCATAATTTCCACCTTTTTCACTTCTTTAATTAGGGTACATATATTTTCAATgcaaatttcaattcaatatgAAATTAGCATAATTACGCCTATTTTAACCGGTCGAATTATGGTTAATCAGTTTAGTTTTACACTCATGTCTCGTCACAATTAGAACTCAACACATAacatttaattttgataattttactTTCGACTCTACTCACGAATATGACATGAATCTAATAGAAATTAGTAATGTTACACACACTCTCAATTTCTCACACCTATTTAGTGTAACTTATATGAAATTAGCCGATTCGTATTGATAGGTCTCAgtagtttaattaaatgagttgtattaaaattgactta from Corylus avellana chromosome ca1, CavTom2PMs-1.0 encodes the following:
- the LOC132167811 gene encoding cytochrome P450 CYP82D47-like, producing the protein MDFLSPYLNSSMTGLVISIFLFGYFLLRRTRVNRSPNLAPFPAGAWPLIGHLPLLAGPEPPKYGPLFTLRLGLNHALVLSSWEMAKECFTTNDAAVSSRPKLVAVKHLGYNYAMFGFAPHGPYWRELRKIVTLQLLSNRRLELLSYIRVSEVKASVAELYKLWTAKNNGSGSCHISVELKQWFGDMSLNVILRMVAGKRYFSTGAVDDDGEARRCQKALDEFFHLLGLFVVSDAIPFLGWLDIGGHERAMKKTAKELDGFLGECLEEHKRKRASGGVARGEQDFMDVMLSILDGKPLAGYDADTIIKATSLTMIAGASDTSMVTLTWAISLLLNNLHVLKKAQDELDRQVGKERIVDESDIEKLVFLRAIVKETLRLYPPAPLSAPREFMEDCTIGGYQVPKGTRLITNTWKIQTDPRIWSNPLNFEPERFLTTHKDVDVRGQHFELIPFGSGRRACPGTSFALQMVHLALASFLHMYEISTPSNAPVDMSERFGITNVRATPLEVLVTPRLPSELYGVNTV